CGTGGCGCATGAAGTACACAATCATTCGAAAATTATGCCCCTTTCCACTGTTCGATCAGCGCCGCTACACTCCACCTCTGGTCGATACCCTGAAACCGCGTATCTAATCCTTCAGCCTGTGACAAATCGCGTACAGCTCCGTGAACCTCAGCAAGCTTCAGTGGGACTCCGGCCTGGGTCAGTTGTTCCCCCAGTTCACCTAGCATGCGCACTCCTGCCAAATCGATGTTCGGCGAAGTGGAGAGGTCAATCACGACGAGCTTAACTGAATCGAGCTCATGCATACGTCGCAGGATTTCGCTCTTGACGGCCTGAGCGTTGAAATAAAAGAGCCCCGACTCCACGCGCAACACTAGGACGTTCGGCGTCACCTCACTCTCCGGATAGCGCGACGAATCAACAAAGCGATCAGTTCCGGCCAGGCGTCCGAGCAGGGCGATTCTTGGGTGAGAGGCGGCTCTTAGCAGCATGAGGAGGGAGAATATGGCGGCCAGCAATACGCCCTTCAGGATACCGAACAACAACACTCCCACTGTGGCCAGCATGGCCACGCGAAACTCCAACTTGCTGACTTGGTGTAGATGTCGCAGTTCGCGAGGTCTGATCAGTCCACCTACCGCAATTAGAACCACTGCAGCCAGCACCGGTTGGGGCAGGTTGCTCATCAGTCCCGTCAGAAACAATAGAACCGCCCCGATAGCAACCGAAGCAAAAACCAGCGCCAGCGGTGTTTGCGCGCCAGCCTTTTCGTTCACAGCCGATTGTGACATGCCTCCTGCCAGCG
This genomic stretch from Terriglobales bacterium harbors:
- a CDS encoding SulP family inorganic anion transporter, coding for GPCLCGFWHLTTVGHRANLRHFNPDRRGFGRPCGWRCDAPNPLGHDVAVLAGFIGILAWVLRLGNIVNFVSETILSGFKVGAGLVIASTQLPKLFGVSSIGDNFFSRVVDLVRHLGDTNLPTLGVGMGAIALLVVGERVLPRRPIALFVVTIAILVMSFSPLARYGVKTVGTIPQGLPLLGWPVMHWSEVDNLLVPALACFLLSYVESISVVRTFGLKHGYRVSADQELLALGVANLAAGVGQGYPLAGGMSQSAVNEKAGAQTPLALVFASVAIGAVLLFLTGLMSNLPQPVLAAVVLIAVGGLIRPRELRHLHQVSKLEFRVAMLATVGVLLFGILKGVLLAAIFSLLMLLRAASHPRIALLGRLAGTDRFVDSSRYPESEVTPNVLVLRVESGLFYFNAQAVKSEILRRMHELDSVKLVVIDLSTSPNIDLAGVRMLGELGEQLTQAGVPLKLAEVHGAVRDLSQAEGLDTRFQGIDQRWSVAALIEQWKGA